One stretch of Streptomyces sp. A2-16 DNA includes these proteins:
- the cyc2 gene encoding germacradienol/geosmin synthase Cyc2: MTQQPFELPHFYMPYPARLNPHVEEARAHSSTWAREMGMLEGSGIWEQSDLDAHDYGLLCAYTHPDCDGPALSLITDWYVWVFFFDDHFLEIFKRTQDRAGGKAYLDRLPLFMPMDLATPMPEPENPVEAGLADLWTRTVPSMSSDWRRRFAVATEHLLNESLWELSNINEGRIANPVEYIEMRRKVGGAPWSAGLVEYATAEVPASVAGTRPLRVLMETFSDAVHLRNDLFSYQREVEDEGELSNGVLVLETFFGCTTQEAADTVNDVLTSRLHQFEHTALTEVPAVALEKSLAPGEVTAVARYTQGLQDWQSGGHEWHMRSSRYMNARAETTSPWQSLTGPGTSAADVGALLAAAGAERLRAHAHVPFQKVGPSLLPDFYMPFQHELSPHLPGARPRLTEWMHRMGMLQEGVWDEDRLAAADLPLCSAGIDPDASPEALDLSSHWLAWGTYGDDYYPLVYGGRRDLAAARLTTHRLSDCMPLDGEQTLVPVNGMERGLIDLWARTTAEMTPDQRRTLKDAVNVMTESWVWELVNQIQHRVPDPVDYLEMRRATFGSDLTMSMCRMGHGPAVPPEVYRSGPVRSLENAAVDYACLVNDVFSYQKEIEYEGEVHNAILVVQNFFGIDYPRALRVVHDLMTQRMQQFEHVAANELPVVYDDFGLSEEAREVMRGYVTDLQHWMAGILNWHRTVDRYKAEHLARRTHGFLPDRPPALPLAG, translated from the coding sequence ATGACGCAGCAGCCCTTCGAACTCCCGCACTTCTACATGCCGTATCCCGCGCGACTGAACCCGCACGTCGAGGAGGCCCGCGCCCACTCGTCCACGTGGGCGCGCGAGATGGGCATGCTGGAGGGGTCCGGGATCTGGGAGCAGTCCGACCTCGACGCGCACGACTACGGACTGCTCTGCGCCTACACGCACCCCGACTGCGACGGCCCCGCGCTCTCGCTCATCACCGACTGGTACGTGTGGGTGTTCTTCTTCGACGACCACTTCCTGGAGATCTTCAAGCGCACCCAGGACCGTGCCGGCGGAAAGGCCTACCTGGACCGGCTGCCCCTGTTCATGCCGATGGACCTGGCGACCCCGATGCCCGAGCCGGAGAACCCGGTCGAGGCCGGCCTCGCCGACCTGTGGACCCGCACCGTGCCGTCGATGTCCTCCGACTGGCGCCGCCGCTTCGCCGTCGCCACCGAGCATCTGCTCAACGAGTCACTGTGGGAGCTGTCGAACATCAACGAGGGGCGGATCGCCAACCCCGTCGAGTACATCGAGATGCGCCGCAAGGTCGGCGGCGCCCCCTGGTCGGCCGGTCTCGTGGAGTACGCGACGGCCGAAGTACCGGCGTCCGTGGCCGGGACCCGACCCCTGCGGGTGCTCATGGAGACCTTCTCGGACGCCGTTCACCTGCGCAACGACCTGTTCTCCTACCAGCGCGAGGTCGAGGACGAGGGCGAGCTCAGCAACGGCGTCCTGGTCCTGGAGACCTTCTTCGGCTGCACCACCCAGGAGGCCGCCGACACCGTCAACGACGTCCTCACCTCCCGTCTCCACCAGTTCGAGCACACAGCCCTCACCGAGGTCCCCGCGGTCGCCTTGGAGAAGAGTCTCGCGCCTGGGGAGGTGACCGCCGTCGCCCGGTACACGCAGGGGCTCCAGGACTGGCAGTCCGGCGGCCACGAATGGCACATGCGCTCCAGCCGCTACATGAACGCACGCGCCGAGACCACCTCCCCCTGGCAGTCCCTGACCGGCCCCGGCACCTCGGCCGCCGACGTGGGCGCCCTGCTCGCCGCGGCCGGCGCGGAGCGGCTGCGCGCACACGCGCACGTGCCGTTCCAGAAGGTCGGCCCGTCCCTGCTGCCCGACTTCTACATGCCGTTCCAGCACGAGCTCAGTCCGCACCTGCCCGGCGCCCGCCCCCGCCTCACCGAGTGGATGCACCGCATGGGCATGCTCCAGGAGGGCGTCTGGGACGAGGACAGGCTCGCCGCCGCCGACCTGCCCCTGTGCTCCGCGGGCATCGACCCCGACGCGAGTCCCGAGGCCCTCGACCTCAGCTCGCACTGGCTGGCCTGGGGGACCTACGGCGACGACTACTACCCCCTGGTCTACGGCGGCCGCCGCGACCTCGCCGCCGCCCGCCTGACCACCCACCGCCTGTCGGACTGCATGCCCCTCGACGGCGAGCAGACCCTCGTCCCCGTCAACGGCATGGAACGCGGCCTGATCGACCTGTGGGCCCGCACCACGGCCGAGATGACGCCCGACCAGCGGCGCACCCTCAAGGACGCCGTGAACGTGATGACCGAGAGCTGGGTGTGGGAGCTGGTGAACCAGATCCAGCACCGTGTCCCGGACCCGGTCGACTACCTGGAGATGCGGCGCGCCACCTTCGGCTCCGACCTCACCATGAGCATGTGCCGGATGGGCCACGGCCCCGCCGTCCCGCCGGAGGTCTACCGCAGCGGACCCGTGCGCTCCCTGGAGAACGCCGCCGTCGACTACGCGTGCCTGGTCAACGACGTCTTCTCGTACCAGAAGGAGATCGAGTACGAGGGCGAGGTGCACAACGCGATCCTGGTCGTGCAGAACTTCTTCGGCATCGACTACCCGCGGGCGCTGCGTGTCGTCCACGACCTGATGACCCAGCGCATGCAGCAGTTCGAGCATGTCGCCGCCAACGAACTGCCCGTCGTCTACGACGACTTCGGGCTCTCGGAGGAGGCGCGCGAGGTCATGCGGGGCTATGTGACCGACCTGCAGCACTGGATGGCGGGCATCCTGAACTGGCACCGCACGGTCGACCGCTACAAGGCCGAGCACCTCGCCCGCCGCACCCACGGCTTCCTCCCGGACCGGCCGCCGGCGCTCCCCCTGGCGGGCTGA